Proteins co-encoded in one Parus major isolate Abel chromosome 17, Parus_major1.1, whole genome shotgun sequence genomic window:
- the SPTAN1 gene encoding spectrin alpha chain, non-erythrocytic 1 isoform X7, producing the protein MLSSFRKVKVQKMDPSGVKVLETAEDIQERRQQVLDRYHRFKELSSLRRQKLEDSYRFQFFQRDADELEKWIQEKLQIASDENYKDPSNLQGKLQKHQAFEAEVQANSGAIIKLDETGNQMINESHFASETIRSFTPYRTAQRPIVTATQVGSHIRTRLQELHRLWELLMEKMREKGVKLLQAQKLVQYLRECEDVLDWINDKEAIVTSEELGQDLEHVEVLQKKFEEFQTDLAAHEERVNEVNQFAGKLIQETHPEEELIKSKQDEVNASWQRLKGLALQRQGKLFGAAEVQRFNRDVDETISWIKEKGQLMASDDFGRDLASVQALLRKHEGLERDLAALEDKVKALCAEADRLQQSHPINASQIQVKREELIANWEQIRTLAAERHARLNDSYRLQRFLADFRDLTSWVTEMKALINADELANDVAGAEALLDRHQEHKGEIDAHEDSFKSADESGQALLSAGHYASDEVKEKLTILSDERSALLELWELRRQQYEQCMDLQLFYRDTEQVDNWMSKQEAFLLNEDLGDSLDSVEALLKKHEDFEKSLSAQEEKITALDEFATKLIQNNHYAMDDVATRRDALLSRRNALHERAMRRRTQLADSFHLQQFFRDSDELKSWVNEKMKTATDEAYKDPSNLQGKVQKHQAFEAELSANQSRIDALEKAGQKLIDVKHYASDEVAARMNEVISLWKKLLEATELKGIKLREANQQQQFNRNVEDIELWLYEVEGHLASDDYGKDLTNVQNLQKKHALLEADVAAHQDRIDGITIQARQFQEAGHFDADNIKKKQEALVARYEALKDPMVARKQKLADSLRLQQLFRDIEDEETWIREKEPIAASTNRGKDLIGVQNLLKKHQALQAEIAGHEPRIKAVTQKGNAMVEEGHFAAEDVKIKLNELNQKWDSLKAKASQRRQDLEDSLQAQQYFADANEAESWMREKEPIVGSTDYGKDEDSAEALLKKHEALMSDLSAYGSSIQALREQAQSCRQQVAPTDDETGKELVLALYDYQEKSPREVTMKKGDILTLLNSTNKDWWKVEVNDRQGFVPAAYVKKLDPAQSASRENLLEEQGSIALRQEQIDNQTLITKEVGSVSLRMKQVEELYHSLLELGEKRKGMLEKSCKKFMLFREANELQQWINEKEAALTSEEVGADLEQVEVLQKKFDDFQKDLKANESRLKDINKVAKDLESEGLMADEVQAVQQQEVYGMPRDETDSKTASPWKSARLMVHTVATFNSIKELNERWRSLQQLAEERSQLLGSAHEVQRFHRDADETKEWIEEKNQALNTDNYGHDLASVQALQRKHEGFERDLAALGDKVNSLGETAQRLIQSHPESAEDLQEKCTELNQAWNSLGKRADQRKEKLGDSHDLQRFLSDFRDLMSWINGIRGLVSSDELAKDVTGAEALLERHQEHRTEIDARAGTFQAFEQFGQQLLAHGHYASPEIKEKLDILDQERTDLEKAWVQRRMMLDQCLELQLFHRDCEQAENWMAAREAFLNTEDKGDSLDSVEALIKKHEDFDKAINVQEEKIAVLQSFADQLIAADHYAKGVIANRRNEVLDRWLRLKAQMIEKRSKLGESQTLQQFSRDVDEIEAWISEKLQTASDESYKDPTNIQLSKLLSKHQKHQAFEAELHANADRIRGVIDMGNSLIERGACAGSEDAVKARLAALADQWQFLVQKSAEKSQKLKEANKQQNFNTGIKDFDFWLSEVEALLASEDYGKDLASVNNLLKKHQLLEADISAHEDRLKDLNSQADSLMTSSAFDTSQVKDKRETINGRFQRIKGMASARRAKLNESHRLHQFFRDMDDEESWIKEKKLLVSSEDYGRDLTGVQNLRKKHKRLEAELAAHEPAIQGVLDTGKKLSDDNTIGKEEIQQRLAQFVDHWKELKQLASARGQRLEESLEYQQFVANVEEEEAWINEKMTLVASEDYGDTLAAIQGLLKKHEAFETDFTVHKDRVNDVCANGEDLIKKNNHHEANITAKMKGLRGKVSDLEKAAAQRKAKLDENSAFLQFNWKADVVESWIGEKENSLKTDDYGRDLSSVQTLLTKQETFDAGLQAFQQEGIANITALKDQLLAAKHIQSKAIEARHASLMKRWNQLLANSATRKKKLLEAQEHFRKVEDLFLTFAKKASAFNSWFENAEEDLTDPVRCNSLEEIKALREAHDAFRSSLSSAQADFNQLAELDRQIKSFRVASNPYTWFTMEALEETWRNLQKIIKERELELQKEQRRQEENDKLRQEFAQHANAFHQWIQETRSCMVEESGTLESQLEATKRKHQEIRAMRSQLKKIEDLGAAMEEALILDNKYTEHSTVGLAQQWDQLDQLGMRMQHNLEQQIQARNTTGVTEEALKEFSMMFKHFDKDKSGRLNHQEFKSCLRSLGYDLPMVEEGEPDPEFESILDTVDPNRDGHVSLQEYMAFMISRETENVKSSEEIESAFRALSSEGKPYVTKEELYQNLTREQADYCISHMKPYMDGKGRELPSAYDYIEFTRSLFVN; encoded by the exons ATGTTGTCATCGTTTCGTAAAGTCAAAGTCCAG aaaatggACCCAAGTGGTGTAAAAGTGTTGGAGACAGCAGAAGATATCCAAGAGAGGCGTCAGCAAGTTTTGGACCGTTACCACAGGTTCAAGGAACTCTCTTCTCTAAGGCGCCAAAAACTTGAAGATTCCTATCGATTCCAGTTTTTCCAGCGTGATGCAGATGAGCTTGAGAAATGGATCCAAGAGAAACTGCAGATTGCATCTGATGAAAATTACAAAGATCCAAGCAATTTGCAG gGGAAGCTGCAGAAGCACCAAGCCTTTGAAGCTGAGGTGCAGGCCAATTCAGGAGCTATCATTAAACTGGATGAGACTGGAAATCAGATGATTAATGAAAGCCATTTTGCATCTGAAACCATAAGA TCCTTCACGCCGTACCGGACTGCCCAGCGCCCGATAGTCACGGCCACCCAAGTGGGGTCCCACATACGA ACTcgactgcaggagctgcaccGACTATGGGAATTACTGATGGAAAAGATGAGAGAGAAGGGAGTCAAATTATTGCAGGCACAGAAGTTGGTGCAATATTTACGGGAATGTGAAGATGTCTTGGACTGGATCAATGATAAG GAAGCAATAGTGACATCAGAAGAACTTGGACAGGACTTAGAGCATGTTGAAGTTTTGCAAAAGAAGTTTGAAGAGTTCCAGACAGACCTTGCAGCTCATGAGGAAAGAGTAAATGAAGTGAACCAGTTTGCTGGCAAACTTATCCAG GAAACACACCCCGAAGAGGAGCTGATAAAGTCCAAACAAGATGAAGTAAATGCAAGCTGGCAGCGTCTTAAGGGACTTGCCCTTCAGAGGCAAGGAAAACTCTTTGGGGCAGCTGAAGTTCAGCGTTTCAACAG GGATGTGGATGAAACAATCAGCTGGATTAAGGAGAAAGGGCAGTTGATGGCCTCAGATGATTTTGGCAGAGACTTAGCCAGTGTGCAGGCATTACTGCGCAAGCACGAAGGCCTGGAAAGAGacctggcagctctggaagaTAAG GTGAAGGCCCTGTGTGCAGAAGCTGACCGTTTGCAGCAGTCTCACCCAATAAATGCTTCCCAAATTCAAGTGAAACGGGAGGAGCTCATTGCCAACTGGGAACAGATCCGGACGCTGGCGGCAGAGAGGCACGCTCGCCTCAACGACTCCTACAG GCTGCAGCGCTTTCTCGCAGACTTCAGAGACCTCACCAGCTGGGTGACTGAGATGAAGGCTCTCATAAATGCTGATGAACTTGCCAATGATGTGGCTGGGGCAGAAGCCCTTCTAGACAGACATCAGGAACATAAG GGAGAAATTGATGCTCATGAAGACAGCTTCAAATCTGCTGATGAGTCAGGCCAGgctttgctctctgctgggCACTACGCTTCTGATGAAGTTAAAGAAAAG CTGACCATCCTCTCAGATGAAAGGTCTGccttgctggagctgtgggaactCCGCAGACAGCAGTATGAGCAGTGCATGGACCTGCAGCTTTTCTACAGAGACACTGAACAAGTTGACAACTGGATGAGCAAACAAGAA GCATTTCTGCTGAATGAAGACCTTGGTGATTCTCTGGACAGTGTGGAGGCTCTTCTAAAGAAGCATGAAGACTTTGAGAAATCCCTAAGTGCCCAAGAGGAGAAAATCACA GCATTAGATGAGTTTGCTACTAAGTTGATTCAGAATAACCACTATGCCATGGATGATGTTGCTACACGCAGAGATGCT ctgctgagccGCCGAAATGCCCTTCATGAAAGAGCCATGCGCCGCCGCACTCAGCTGGCAGATTCTTTCCATCTGCAGCAGTTTTTCCGGGATTCTGATGAGCTTAAGAGCTGGGttaatgaaaagatgaaaactgcaACTGATGAGGCCTACAAG GATCCCTCCAACTTGCAAGGTAAAGTTCAGAAACACCAGGCTTTTGAAGCTGAACTGTCTGCTAACCAGAGTCGTATTGATGCCCTGGAGAAAGCTGGCCAGAAGCTGATTGATGTCAAGCACTACGCGTCCGATGAGGTGGCAGCTCGCATGAATGAAGTCATCAGCTTGTGGAAGAAACTTCTGGAGGCCACTGAGCTCAAAG GTATAAAACTGCGAGAAGCcaatcagcagcagcagtttaaTCGCAATGTGGAGGACATTGAGCTCTGGCTGTATGAAGTAGAAGGACACTTGGCATCTGATGATTATGGAAAAGATCTTACTAATGTCCAGAATCTTCAGAAGAAGCATGCGCTGCTAGAGGCAGATGTTGCTGCCCATCAG GATCGGATAGATGGCATTACCATCCAGGCACGCCAGTTCCAGGAGGCTGGGCACTTTGATGCTGACAACATCAAGAAGAAACAAGAAGCTTTAGTGGCTCGTTATGAAGCCCTGAAAGACCCCATGGTAGCTCGCAAGCAGAAACTCGCAGATTCTCTTCGCTTGCAGCAGCTTTTCCGTGACATTGAGGATGAAGAGACCTGGATTAGGGAAAAAGAACCTATTGCAGCTTCAACCAACAGAG GCAAGGACTTAATTGGTGTCCAGAACCTGCTAAAGAAGCACCAGGCTTTGCAGGCAGAAATTGCAGGCCATGAGCCTCGCATTAAAGCTGTCACACAGAAGGGAAATGCTATGGTGGAAGAAG GGCACTTTGCAGCTGAGGATGTGAAAATCAAACTGAACGAGCTAAACCAGAAGTGGGACTCTCTGAAAGCCAAAGCATCCCAGCGTCGGCAGGACCTGGAGGATTCCCTGCAGGCTCAGCAGTACTTTGCTGATGCTAATGAGGCTGAATCCTGGATGAGGGAAAAGGAGCCCATTGTAGGCAGTACAGACTATGGGAAAGATGAAGATTCTGCTGAG GCTCTTCTGAAGAAACATGAAGCTTTGATGTCTGATCTCTCCGCTTATGGCAGCAGCATCCAGGCACTGAGGGAACAGGCCCAGTCTTGCAGG caacaAGTTGCTCCCACAGATGATGAAACTGGAAAAGAACTTGTTCTGGCACTCTATGATTACCAGGAGAAGAGTCCTCGGGAGGTGACAATGAAGAAGGGAGACATTCTCACCTTACTCAACAGCACCAACAAG GACTGGTGGAAGGTGGAAGTCAATGACCGTCAGGGCTTTGTACCAGCTGCCTATGTGAAAAAACTGGATCCTGCCCAGTCTGCATCCCGAGAGAAcctcctggaggagcagggcagcatAGCACTGCGACAGGAGCAAATCGACAACCA GACTCTCATTACTAAGGAGGTCGGCAGTGTATCTCTGCGTATGAAACAGGTCGAAGAACT GTATCACTCTCTCCTGGAACTGGGAGAAAAGCGTAAAGGAATGTTGGAAAAAAGCTGCAAGAAGTTCATGCTTTTCCGTGAAGCCAACGAGCTCCAGCAGTGGATCAATGAGAAGGAAGCAGCACTCACCAGTGAGGAAGTGGGTGCTGATCTGGAGCAGGTGGAGgttctgcagaagaaatttgATGATTTTCAGAAG GATCTCAAAGCCAACGAGTCACGCCTGAAGGATATAAACAAGGTTGCCAAGGACTTGGAGTCAGAAGGGCTGATGGCAGATGAAGTACAAGCTGTACAGCAACag GAAGTCTACGGGATGCCCAGG GATGAAACTGATTCTAAGACAGCCTCTCCTTGGAAG TCTGCACGTTTGATGGTACATACTGTGGCAACCTTCAACTCAATCAAG GAGCTGAATGAGCGCTGGAGATcgctgcagcagctggcagaggagaggagccAGTTGTTGGGCAGTGCCCACGAGGTCCAGAGATTCCACAG AGATGCTGATGAAACCAAAGAATGGATAGAGGAGAAAAATCAAGCATTAAATACAGACAACTATGGGCATGACCTGGCCAGTGTTCAGGCTCTGCAACGCAAACATGAAGGCTTTGAGAGAGACTTAGCAGCGCTGGGAGACAAG GTGAATTCTCTTGGTGAAACTGCCCAGCGTCTGATTCAGTCACATCCAGAATCTGCTGAAGATCTCCAAGAAAAATGCACTGAGTTGAATCAGGCTTGGAATAGTCTGGGAAAACGTGCTGACCAGCGCAAAGAGAAGCTTGGAGATTCTCATGACCTGCAGCGTTTCCTCAGTGACTTCAG GGACCTCATGTCTTGGATCAATGGGATCCGGGGCCTGGTCTCCTCAGATGAGCTTGCAAAGGATGTGACTGGAGCTGAAGCTTTATTGGAAAGGCATCAG GAACACCGCACAGAAATAGATGCAAGAGCTGGCACTTTCCAGGCATTTGAACAGTTTGGACAACAACTTCTAGCCCATGGACACTATGCCAGCCCAGAGATCAAGGAGAAACTGGATATTCTGGACCAAGAACGGACAGACCTGGAGAAGGCCTGGGTCCAGCGCAGAATGATGCTGGACCAGTGCCTGGAACTACAG ctgtttcaTCGGGACTGTGAACAAGCTGAAAACTGGATGGCTGCCCGGGAGGCTTTCCTAAATACAGAGGATAAAGGAGACTCCTTAGACAGTGTGGAGGCACTCATCAAGAAACATGAAGATTTTGATAAAGCAATCAATGTCCAG gaagagaaaattgCTGTCCTGCAGTCCTTTGCTGACCAGCTGATTGCTGCAGATCATTATGCCAAGGGAGTCATTGCCAACAGACGCAACGAGGTTCTGGACAG GTGGCTTCGTCTGAAAGCCCAAATGATTGAGAAGAGATCAAAGCTGGGAGAGTCTCAGACCCTCCAGCAGTTCAGTCGTGATGTGGACGAAATAGAAGCCTGGATCAGTGAAAAGCTCCAGACTGCAAGTGATGAGTCCTATAAGGATCCCACAAATATCCAG CTTTCCAAACTGCTG AGCAAACACCAGAAGCACCAGGCCTTTGAAGCTGAGCTCCACGCCAACGCTGACCGCATCCGCGGTGTCATCGACATGGGCAACTCCCTCATCGAGAGGGGCGCGTGTGCCGGCAGCGAGGACGCCGTCAAG GCACGTCTGGCTGCCCTGGCTGACCAGTGGCAATTCCTGGTACAGAAATCAGCAGAGAAGAGTCAGAAACTGAAAGAAGCTAATAAGCAACAGAATTTCAATACTGGAATCAAGGACTTTGACTTTTGGCTTTCAGAG GTGGAAGCTTTGTTGGCATCTGAGGACTATGGGAAGGACTTGGCATCTGTTAACAACCTCCTGAAAAAACACCAGTTACTGGAAGCTGATATATCTGCTCATGAG GACCGCCTGAAGGACCTGAACAGCCAGGCTGACAGTCTGATGACCAGCAGTGCCTTTGACACGTCCCAAGTGAAGGACAAACGTGAGACCATCAATGGGCGTTTCCAGCGCATCAAGGGCATGGCCAGCGCCCGCCGCGCCAAGCTCAACGAGAGCCACCGCCTGCACCAGTTCTTCCGTGACATGGACGACGAGGAGTCCTGGATCAA GGAGAAAAAACTGTTGGTTAGCTCAGAGGACTATGGCAGAGACCTGACTGGTGTGCAGAATCTGAGGAAGAAACACAAGCGCTTAGAAGCAGAATTAGCTGCCCACGAACCTGCTATCCAG GGTGTTCTGGACACGGGTAAGAAGCTTTCAGATGACAACACAATTGGAAAGGAGGAGATACAGCAGAGACTGGCTCAGTTTGTGGATCACTGGAAGGAGTTAAAACAGTTGGCATCTGCTAG GGGTCAGCGTCTTGAGGAGTCTCTGGAGTATCAGCAGTTTGTAGCAAATGTTGAGGAAGAAGAAGCCTGGATCAATGAGAAAATGACACTGGTAGCCAGTGAGGATTACGGGGACACACTTGCTGCTATCCAG GGCTTGCTGAAGAAGCACGAGGCATTTGAGACTGATTTTACTGTCCACAAGGACAGAGTGAACGATGTCTGTGCTAATGGAGAGGATCTCATTAAAAAG AACAATCACCACGAGGCGAACATCACTGCCAAGATGAAGGGGCTCAGAGGCAAGGTGTCAGAtctggagaaagcagcagctcagaggaaaGCCAAATTGGATGAGAACTCAGCCTTCCTCCAGTTCAACTGGAAAGCAGATGTGGTGGAGTCGTGGATAG gggagaaggaaaacagtctGAAGACAGATGATTATGGACGTGACCTCTCTTCAGTGCAAACTTTGCTCACCAAACAG GAAACGTTTGATGCTGGACTTCAGGCTTTCCAGCAGGAGGGAATTGCAAACATCACTGCTCTGAAAGACCAGCTGCTTGCAGCCAAGCACATCCAGTCCAAGGCCATTGAGGCCCGGCACGCTTCTTTAATGAAACGCTGGAATCAGCTACTGGCTAATTCTGCtaccaggaaaaagaaactctTGGAGGCTCAGGAGCACTTCAGAAAG gTTGAGGATCTGTTCCTGACTTTTGCAAAGAAGGCCTCTGCCTTCAACAGTTGGTTTGAGAATGCTGAAGAGGACCTGACAGATCCTGTGCGCTGCAACTCACTGGAGGAAATCAAAGCCCTGAGAGAAGCTCATGACGCTTTCCGTTCCTCCCTAAGTTCTGCCCAAGCTGATTTCAACCAGCTGGCAGAGCTTGATCGCCAGATCAAGAGCTTCCGTGTGGCCTCCAACCCCTACACTTGGTTCACTATGGAAGCTCTTGAAGAAACCTGGAGGAATCTGCAGAAAATTATCAAG GAACGTGaactggagctgcagaaggaacagcgaaggcaggaagaaaatgacaaaCTGCGTCAGGAATTTGCTCAGCATGCCAATGCCTTCCATCAGTGGATTCAGGAGACCAG